Genomic DNA from Lactuca sativa cultivar Salinas chromosome 8, Lsat_Salinas_v11, whole genome shotgun sequence:
ATGCCTGatgaactctgcccatgtcatctcagccacaccggTTGCTCCCACCTGGCTAGTCACTTctccccaccaatctcgggctcgATCCTTCAGCATACCTGAAGCAAACCCCACCTTTGTCGCATCAGGGCAAGAACTCGTGTGTTGGGTGTTCTCTATGTCCGCCACCCACAGtcggctaacaatggggtccctgaccccgaAAAACTTCGGCGCCCTACACGTCTTGAACTTCTGGAATAAGGGAGTTCCGGCCATGACCTGGCCCGTAGCAATCTCGGCTCTGAATGCCCTGAGCCTCTCCTCCATGATCTTCATCATACCTTCCTTGACCATCCCAAAAATCATTgtggtagcgtcaaggatgcccctcatAACCTCGACTGCAATAAGCTCACGCAGCCTCTCATCAATGGGCTCGGTAATGTCACCCGACCCAGATCCagatcctgatccccctgctccaaaCTGTATCACCACCATACTGTATTGCAATACCACaaaacataatgatcaggatGTCCAAAGAAGGGATCCTCCCACACCGATTCTCCTTAGAGTTTCCAGATCTAACGTTGGTTCgggtacaggtcctgtgctttcagtagtacgggcccaataccaccttccacacctacatgtaccttccTCAAGGCTCTACCCGATAACTCTAATTCGCCCcagaacaaatcatatctcacaGGCTACCACATATCTCAAATCCTAGGCTATCCTATGATTTCCTCCATCCATATCAAACCAGAAatcaatcataacaggttgccttatgcatgcaaattatacacataacaagatcaaatagactttcgaataatagactctaccctaataccacaaccagacaaggaacatgaaataaggctaaatcaatcatTATGAGGCTATAAAACCCTAGCCGTATAcaattttgaaagcatacacatagcaagattCATACGATTATCATAACTCAcatatcagtataacatggctaacatactaggggaactacttacttggctcggccgATCGCGCACATTGCACTCTCTTTTTTTCTCATTCTaaaaagtttttaacttttatttttgaaaacaattttagcatttccttagtttgagtcctaacACACCCGAgaatgtgcccgaatccctcaaaccaagtctctgataccaacttgtatcaGTTTTAATAGTAAAAAACATTTCCAATAAACCATAAAATCTCAAGTACACttgttttcaaattcataacatcaAAAATATTATTTCAAACATCAGATTGTCCCATAAAAACGCCTGAGagagagtgcatgtcgcgccatcaagccatgtccttgcccttaggctcagatgttgctgaaacaaatccacaaacagtaagctaatgcttagtgagttacccagaGCTTACCCCagacaatccacataatcacataatcatattagctataaaagctacataaaccacataaaccacataagccatgcatacaacatatagggaTACCTTGGGCTCATCCCTAGGGTCTTACTCTAGGAttccatgggctccccacatggtcttacacctaagtgccatgggctctcccatggtattTAATAGGAAGGCCATGGGCTCTCCATATGGTCTTACATCCgggtgccatgggctctcccatggtctttaactggaaagccatgggctctccacatggtcttacatccaggtgTCATGGGatctcccatggtcttccatacaagcatACCACATATACAACTAGCATACTTCCTAGCTCATAACCAACTATCATGCCACATAATACAACTTCAGCTAGTGTACcatatatcataaaatgggccggccttggtgcattcgacccattggtatggtgatgaGACTCACCTCTCGAGAATGCTGAACTGACAAGATAAGATCAAATAAGTCCCAACGCACAGCTCTAATGCAACTGcctaataatcatcatgtgattaacttgtcaaaatcccgaaatacaataaataccctcaaagtcaaccctggtcaaccttggtcaaagtcaaggtcatcagtcaaggtcaacagtccatgttgaccccaactcgtcgagtgcatccaacaactcatcgagttccttcagagtCCATACAACCGAAAtcccgagtcaactcgtcgagttccttaatgTCCAAGGGCCAAAAACTCTAAACCGAAATCTCTTAATCAGCTCACCGAAATCACTCTAGATCCCGAAAATGGGAAAACCCTACCCGACTCATCTAGTTGgctaagcaactcgtcgagtcccttcaaccCTTTTTGTGTTCAGTCCTTTGCAGTGGGATCCAAGgctccaaactacagatccaaCCCCTTATAgtgtagttaccacgtaaagttgcaaactttacatgcataaaaggcctcacaaggctaaaacactaaaactaaggTTCCTATAAGGTTTTAGTGCATGGAAAGGGCCTAAGCTAGATAAAGTGGGCAACTTTATGTCAATGAAGACCTAGAGGTGTCCAGATTTGGAACCATATCCTTATGACAAGTCCAAATCCGAGTATGACACCCTTTTTGCACCAAAAGTGACCATATTCTTCCATAAGATGAGATCTAAGCAAGTGGagatcaaggtaacaactttttacctctaaatggaTGTTAACAAAAGGTAGATGTCGGATCCAAAGCCTTCTCCTCACTTCAATCTCTTCAACCTTCAAGTTTCCTTCCAAAAAGCACAAGATTCACTCTCcaaagctcacacacactcaagaaaGCACCAAAatgcggctagggtttctctctggactGTAAGAATGATGAAAGAGGCTACAAATGAGCCACAAGTTCTTTAAATAGGATACAAAcccatgaaaattagggttttcctttacaacacctactcgtcgagtcggggccttctgactcgtcgagtaggatctaaATCCCGCGTCCTCATAaatgatctctactcgacgagtttgagctccctaactcatcgagtcctagcaaaaaaccctaaaaacttagAAAATTAAATGATACCTGGAACAGGCGTTACAGTTTGgtcaagttatggacttaggagaccatggaggggtaaaatggtctttcacccttttcGGGAGTTaataaaggagttttataaattgttaattagagataattatgatatatgtaggcggagtctagatcGACCGTTGAGTATGAGACCTACTTTCTTTACTTatgatgtgagtcttctcactatacttacctgagtagTAATTACTATGCGAACGAAGGATCTTATCTgagttattgaccggagggtcttatgtgtttatattgagttatgtgatatattatgcattttgtctttgtgatttatgctgtatATTATTCTGTGCCTTATTGATTTACGTGATATATTATGCGCCgacgtgattgtacacaccaggttgatttgtgttttgaggattctgggatattgaAAAATAATTTATTGTCTTGACTCTTGTGTTTGAAAcaatttacaattttggtttgAGAAATGTTAAAATGTGTTTTTGGTgtggatttaaaaatgaaaattttatttaaaaatttagagtgttacacaaTTCCTAACTaaaattagggatgtcaaaaacTTTCGTGGGACCCCGCTCCCATGAGACTCCGATTCCATACTAGataaatttaaaacaaaatcGGGGGCGGGGGCAAGAGTGAGTTTAAACCTCGTTTTATTTTCGGACTGAGAATGAGAGTAGGTATTTCCGTCCCGTATCCCATGCGGGCCctgtttataaatttaaataaaaaatatatatttaatataaaaaaatatatatagacAATACATTATCTAATTTTAGGGTAGCTTGACTTTTTTCCACTTCATATCATACGGCGATACGATAGTGAACTCGTCATATATTTTTGGACATGTcgtatatttttttttgtaatgttAGATTTTacgtattttatatttgtaagtTTGTTGGATTTGTTGTTTTATaatgttggatttttaatttttttagttgttagaaaactagattttaagcttttaaagttatgaaaataaattttttaaccCATAATATAACAActttttttagcaaaaaaaagtCAATTTTAAGCATATAAAACAAAGGAACGAGGGCGAGATCAGATATGATGAAGGTATTTAAAGGTAGGATCGGGAGCTATGTAAATGGGAGATTTAGGGACGGGGACAATAACTGGTTTTAAAGGCGGAGGTGGATGCAACTATTTCAGcacccgttgacatccctacttAAAATTAGCATCGTTTTAGTGTCGCAAGTATAAAAGTAAAAAACTTTGTGCAAATATATAAATTTTCGAAACCTTTGTggtttttttacaaaaaataaaagttatattagtgatggtatcAGAATATTTAGAAAAGGAACTAAAACCCTAACCGTCTTTCTCTCCTATCCTTCTGCTGTCCCTCTGCCGTCACCGGCATCGCTCCCTGCCGCCGTTCTTCCCCTACTTTGTAAACAAACTGAACACTCAAGTTTCATACAAGTGGAGGTAACCATTTAGAAATTTTCTTTGAATCAGTTGCTGGTTGGTTTTTTGTAATTAGGGTTTAACGATTTTTGTTGATTAGGCCAGACAATTCATTTGGAAACCTAAAAAGCTTGTTTTTTCAGTTGTTAATGATCAATGTTTATGCGTTTTCTTATTAATGCTAAGTATCTGTATAGGATCAAATAGTCGTTTGTTTCTTCAATTCGATTCACAAGACTTCCTGTTCGTAGGATACCTGTTACTAGTTTCAAATAAAATGTTCCTGCGATACAAATACGAATCCTTTCATTGTATCACTTTATTTTGTCGAAGCTCTCCATTTCCAGTGAGTTCGTAATCAACGGTAATCGTCTCTGTAGTGTGAAGTAGGTTTCGACTTAAATTTTTTCTATTGTAATCTGTAAACACTGATTACTTAACCTAATTCTTGATATGCACACTTCTATTCCCCTTTTGCGATATTGTCTTGTTTAAACAAGTAAACAAAAGTGCTTCATGATCTTGTTTCCATTCTGATCTAAACATTCTTAGAACAAAGATTAACGGAAAGAGACACAGTAACTCATGTAACTCTTCATTTAAAAGCAGTCAATCAGCTTTCTGCCTTATTCACATACAGATTGCAACATATAGACATACACATAAAACTTTTACACAGTATACTGTTTTCTCTTATCATTACATTAAATCATCACTTTGTAAATCATGAATCCCAAATTATTGACTTTTCAAACAGGTGAATTTTAAAGCCAGTAGAAAATGCAGAATGATGAGGTTATATGGCAAGTTCTCAGGCATAAACACTGCAGTTATATGGCCAAGTAAGTCTTGGGCAATTTTGTCATTAATGTGCTGAAAAGTTACCTAAATGTTAACACTGTTTTTATCccactttttattttatttttgttatttattttatcaGAATTACTGCTGGAATTTTTTGTCGGAATGAGTACAATTTAACTGGAATTTGTAACCGAAGCTCATGTCCACTAGCCAATAGTCGTTATGCAACCATCCGTGATCATGATGGTATTTTTCTAAACCCTAAAtcataagggtaaaattgtcattataGTAAAATTATCAGTTATCATTAGACTTGTTTGGTTATACATTCTATTTTGTAGGAGTCTTTTACTtgtatatgaaaaccatagagagagctcatatgccaAACAAGCTATGGGAAAGAGTGAAACTGCCTCGCAATTACGAAAAAGCCCTTGAAATCATCGACAACAATCTGGTACAAAACTTTATTTATATCCTTTTGAATTTctttaaatgaaaataaaaattaaaattgaattaaaaaaTCAACAGATGTATTGGCCAAAGTTTCTTGTACACAAGGCAAAACAACGGTTGACTAAAATGACACAAATGCGTATACGCATGAGGAAGCTTGCCCTTAAAACAAGGtttgtttttttctttaaaaaaaatatcttaTTTGTTCTATTTCTATAATTATAATTAAGCAAAATATATAAACTTGTTACTTTTATAGGGAAAAGATAATGACAACTCctagaaaagaaaagaagagagaaGCTAGAAGAGAGGAAAAGGCTGAAAAGGCAGCAGTATTGGACAaggttacattttttttaaaaaaaaaactaatgttTCAgccatattttttttaataaaatgttttcacagttttaataattaatatttctattttccagaATATCGAAAAGGAATTGTTAGAGCGTTTAAAAAATGGAACATATGGTACTGAGATAGTTAATGCTCATGCTGAAGCATTTAATAAGTTTATTGAACAATTTGAGGGACCAGAAATGGATGTTAATGAAGAGTACGAGGTTTGTTAGTATAATTTATTTTTTCCCAAACTacccttttgtttttttttcttttattataaatattttctggaaaacagATGGAAACGGAATTTGTTGAAGGCGAGTATGAAGAGGAAGATGATATAGAGGATTACAATGGCCTTCCAACCGGTGATGATGACGATTGTAAGTCGAGGGCGATTTTGTAATTTTCTTGACTTATTTTATTAGTTATTAATTAAACTCCAAATGGATTAGTGGATGatggagatgaagatgatgatgaggaggatgatgctgaGGTGGCAGTGGATAGAAAGAGAGGAAGGAAAGATTCGAAATATGCTTTGAAGAAGCAGGAGAGAGATgctaagaagaagaaaggaagagTACTTGTTGAGGTAAAACTGTTAAAACAACAAATTacaatgttatttatttatttatttatttttttcacattatgtgtaaaaaaaagtaaaagagtaaaatatttttttcaatttggtGATTTGATAATGATGATGTGTGAATTTGGTAGGTTGAGCATGAAGATACAGAAACAAGGCAGAAGGCAATTTTATGAGTGGGAGACTTTAAAAGCTTTTAAATTTTGATGCTCTAAAAATCAAGTTAATGCATTCGTGTTGTAAAAGTTTTGATCTCCTTTTACTTTTGAAAttctttttcttattttaaattaattcgtAGGATGTTTTTT
This window encodes:
- the LOC111889933 gene encoding uncharacterized protein LOC111889933: MQNDEVIWQVLRHKHCSYMAKITAGIFCRNEYNLTGICNRSSCPLANSRYATIRDHDGVFYLYMKTIERAHMPNKLWERVKLPRNYEKALEIIDNNLMYWPKFLVHKAKQRLTKMTQMRIRMRKLALKTREKIMTTPRKEKKREARREEKAEKAAVLDKNIEKELLERLKNGTYGTEIVNAHAEAFNKFIEQFEGPEMDVNEEYEMETEFVEGEYEEEDDIEDYNGLPTGDDDDLDDGDEDDDEEDDAEVAVDRKRGRKDSKYALKKQERDAKKKKGRVLVEVEHEDTETRQKAIL